In a single window of the Gossypium hirsutum isolate 1008001.06 chromosome A13, Gossypium_hirsutum_v2.1, whole genome shotgun sequence genome:
- the LOC121212714 gene encoding uncharacterized protein isoform X2: protein MRVILASNRGTVMELGITPIVTSGLVMQLLAGSKIIEVDNSVREDRALLLAKVEFGFGSGGKSKWSTSRLVPIIVFRDTGNVSGLKSRRLRAGNISGPKSCRLRAGNVSGLKSRRLRAGNVSGPKSRRLRAGNVSGPKSRRLRAGNVSGLKSRRLCTGNIISGFIPSRPSADEFDKSILLQDPTLG from the exons ATGCGTGTTATCCTTGCATCAAACCGTGGAACTGTTATGGAACTTGGTATTACCCCCATTGTGACATCTGGATTGGTGATGCAACTCCTGGCTGGTTCAAAAATCATCGAGGTGGACAACAGTGTTCGTGAGGATCGAGCACTCCTATTGGCAAAAGTAGAATTCGGATTTGGATCAGGGGGAAAATCAAAATGGTCGACTAGTCGTCTCGTTCCGATTATCGTCTtccgag acactggaaatgtatccgggctaaagtcccgcaggcttcgtgctggaaatatatccgggccaaagtcctgcaggcttcgtgctggaaatgtatccgggctaaagtcccgcaggcttcgtgctggaaatgtatccgggccaaagtcccgcaggcttcgtgctggaaatgtatccgggccaaagtcccgcaggcttcgtgcgggaaatgtatccgggttaaagtcccgcaggctttgtactggtaatataatttcgggttttatacctagtaggccaagtgccgatgaatttgataaaagtatactattacaagatcctacactaggttga
- the LOC121212714 gene encoding uncharacterized protein isoform X1, whose protein sequence is MRVILASNRGTVMELGITPIVTSGLVMQLLAGSKIIEVDNSVRENRALLLAKVEFGFGSGGKSKWSTSRLVPIIVFRDTGNVSGLKSRRLRAGNISGPKSRRLHAGNVSGPKSHRLRAGNVSGPKSHRLRAGNVSGLKSRRLRAGNVSGPKSRRLRAGNVSGLKSRRLCTGNIIPGFIPSRPSADEFDKSIQLQDPTLS, encoded by the exons ATGCGTGTTATCCTTGCATCAAACCGTGGAACTGTTATGGAACTTGGTATTACCCCC ATTGTGACATCTGGATTGGTGATGCAACTCCTGGCTGGTTCAAAAATCATCGAGGTGGACAACAGTGTTCGTGAGAATCGAGCACTCCTATTGGCAAAAGTAgaattcggatttggatcggggggaaaatcaaaatggtcgactagtcgtctcgttccgattatcgtcttccgag acactggaaatgtatccgggctaaagtcccgcaggcttcgtgctggaaatatatccgggccaaagtcccgcaggcttcatgctggaaatgtatccgggccaaagtcccacaggcttcgtgctggaaatgtatccgggccaaagtcccacaggcttcgtgctggaaatgtatccgggctaaagtcccgcaggcttcgtgctggaaatgtatccgggccaaagtcccgcaggcttcgtgcgggaaatgtatccgggttaaagtcccgtaggctttgtACTGGTAATATAATTCCGGGTTTTATACCTAGtaggccaagtgccgatgaatttgataaaagtatacaattacaagatcctacactaagttga
- the LOC121212714 gene encoding uncharacterized protein isoform X3: MEYIVTSGLVMQLLAGSKIIEVDNSVRENRALLLAKVEFGFGSGGKSKWSTSRLVPIIVFRDTGNVSGLKSRRLRAGNISGPKSRRLHAGNVSGPKSHRLRAGNVSGPKSHRLRAGNVSGLKSRRLRAGNVSGPKSRRLRAGNVSGLKSRRLCTGNIIPGFIPSRPSADEFDKSIQLQDPTLS; this comes from the exons ATGGAATACATTGTGACATCTGGATTGGTGATGCAACTCCTGGCTGGTTCAAAAATCATCGAGGTGGACAACAGTGTTCGTGAGAATCGAGCACTCCTATTGGCAAAAGTAgaattcggatttggatcggggggaaaatcaaaatggtcgactagtcgtctcgttccgattatcgtcttccgag acactggaaatgtatccgggctaaagtcccgcaggcttcgtgctggaaatatatccgggccaaagtcccgcaggcttcatgctggaaatgtatccgggccaaagtcccacaggcttcgtgctggaaatgtatccgggccaaagtcccacaggcttcgtgctggaaatgtatccgggctaaagtcccgcaggcttcgtgctggaaatgtatccgggccaaagtcccgcaggcttcgtgcgggaaatgtatccgggttaaagtcccgtaggctttgtACTGGTAATATAATTCCGGGTTTTATACCTAGtaggccaagtgccgatgaatttgataaaagtatacaattacaagatcctacactaagttga